The Pseudomonas sp. R4-35-07 genome contains a region encoding:
- a CDS encoding NEL-type E3 ubiquitin ligase domain-containing protein: MPIRSLPSSTPARAYKGPHYDLIKQTIPDWLATASLARAHQMSAADLSRLPAYTRALPAQHQDLQTANAEGWRTQNAVDRQLRDIQDVYAFAEPLLKQAILDKYHLDLNVKSTFLHLYIAKKLPKYVHSFFKGVTSRKVSLLDAALQNFAVEESFESDSSYITRPDYRGHFQPLALSDTMSIPQFKALCRELDLGARYQQHLNNYLLPTDLDARTTLKNQVIASQKAALKAAAHLAYLPSDGQQVADLSAAAYHVLMRALRGERGVMRFYQLHILDASLSGILLIAADLDRVSSVSKLIAYIPHDPESPVKEYTSSLAFMLDLTRKLQTNASIPSRQGQTYQQFFSQFVDHNQRGHFFAGLNQRLPNVRWHPAQPLEPRPQWREAPLGNPNLHFSSPAIEGDLWEYRYQQSFNKIFNDARSIAVPTADADRAERWAWWDNFTKILSDIFNVALLVITPFVPFLGELMLAYTAYQLASDVIESVVDLAEGQFIEAAEHLVTVATDTIQLALFAVGGEVASAFKRSLFVDNLRAVEVGGQQRLWNPDLARYAHDNLQLASDSQPDELGLHTHQNQKVLPLDNRHYVIEYDATHHTHRIKHPTRPGAYSPSIEHHASGAWIHEGEAPNTWDSETLRRRLGPAVEDLSPAQLAQACQTSGTHDDALRMMYAQRNTPPPLLADSLKRIKLRQQLESAPQQVRTGASADLPPNWTVQTTTELQGWPANKAIQVFINSDLTGHSIVYGANDVTAANTLRLSYQAVEAGQWFEQVIAFLSDTERMALLAAPDAQTLPEPVMALRERLANELVQQNTSVFNHLYSTHEALNTPQGRLIQQQFALLPKDLVTTLLLRTSPQESSVMSRERRIPLRLKNLARELTNEVRASHASEGLYHDALLTPDTERMALNIVRLHTDALGDLNVAIHDQTPSGSLRCQVGPADAGTKKILLYKGQGRYQLHAASLSTPPPQYTFYEALLRAVPTDTLDYRPGQGANFKEWLKAQLAPPAERRNVIADSPLAPAEQRTTQHLLQKPMWGAFRRWVLRQPPQPPTPRETLMKLCPRLTEEQIQKVLPHLSTLQGEQLLGTLEADHATLHEDLNRFRKKPLVDPMASTDQALLEIHTRRQVIHGLTACWEDGAYLRMQPMEAKTRGALLDLNGLALGLHLERLGPLRADFSHVTRLNLSGSALGDRELPFLDNFHNLRDLDLSANRLDKVPSQILPMNGLTVLNLGDNPIAWSPSDHATLKQCPQLRALNLEGNTRLETPPDVSQMPELRLLVLNRTGITQWPQGLESPRPALLKLDLRNTAINTVPVFAPETPAAGIVANSWLDMTRLEFEDEQRFVSYRRAQGIDPYRTTPRGGKTDSQFWMVGLTPEQRNTAQKVWDEVEAEHGSQGLFEVFRLLQPPAGFQTEIDAQLFEQGREDLSQRIWQVVFRAYENTGFRERVFSLAGPPALCADAGAHTFNRIGVETLLEIIRNDNSPHLERHLVTLAKQTWRLEQINQIAHKEIQHRVAPESEGGLGQAFGSGENQVDDVQVYLAYQTGLKRRLDLPWLSEHMVYRNTAGLTQEHLDTAVRQVIELSQGDGLVNGILEQSFWADYLHDTHLEAFKAQAEKRTHAGSQLEDLRDAHAEWIGAEVTPERKARLREQIITLANELTIPHTVVLAEEPFSDATVRRLYSDIQDDYNELARRLTRQALLDAYE; this comes from the coding sequence ATGCCTATACGTTCACTGCCTTCCAGCACGCCTGCGCGCGCCTATAAAGGCCCTCACTATGACTTGATCAAACAGACAATTCCGGACTGGCTTGCCACCGCCTCCCTGGCCCGGGCCCATCAGATGAGCGCCGCCGACCTTTCTCGACTGCCCGCTTACACCCGCGCCCTCCCCGCACAGCATCAAGACCTGCAAACGGCCAATGCTGAAGGCTGGCGGACGCAAAATGCCGTGGACCGACAACTGCGCGACATACAGGACGTGTATGCCTTTGCCGAACCCCTGCTGAAACAAGCCATTCTGGACAAGTACCACCTTGACCTGAACGTCAAATCAACGTTTCTGCACCTGTATATCGCCAAGAAACTGCCTAAGTACGTCCACAGTTTTTTCAAGGGCGTGACCAGCCGTAAGGTGTCATTGCTCGACGCGGCCTTGCAGAACTTTGCCGTCGAGGAATCCTTCGAAAGCGACTCCAGCTATATCACCCGTCCCGACTACCGTGGCCACTTCCAGCCCCTGGCGTTGAGCGACACGATGTCCATCCCACAGTTCAAGGCCTTGTGCCGTGAACTGGACCTCGGCGCACGCTATCAACAACACCTGAACAACTACTTGCTGCCAACGGATCTGGACGCACGCACCACCTTGAAAAACCAGGTCATCGCCAGCCAGAAAGCCGCGCTCAAGGCGGCGGCACACCTGGCTTACCTGCCCTCCGACGGCCAACAGGTCGCGGACCTGAGTGCCGCGGCCTACCATGTGTTGATGCGCGCGTTGCGCGGCGAACGTGGCGTGATGCGGTTCTATCAACTGCACATCCTCGATGCTTCACTGAGCGGTATCCTGCTGATCGCCGCTGACCTGGATCGGGTTTCCAGCGTCTCGAAACTGATCGCCTACATCCCCCATGACCCCGAGAGTCCCGTCAAGGAGTACACCTCCAGCCTTGCGTTCATGCTCGACCTGACCCGCAAGCTGCAAACCAATGCATCGATACCGTCTCGCCAGGGGCAAACCTATCAACAGTTCTTCAGCCAGTTTGTCGACCATAACCAACGCGGGCATTTCTTTGCCGGACTCAATCAGCGGCTGCCCAACGTTCGGTGGCACCCGGCGCAACCACTGGAGCCGCGCCCTCAATGGCGGGAAGCGCCGCTGGGCAATCCCAACCTGCACTTCTCCTCGCCCGCCATCGAGGGCGATCTATGGGAATACCGCTACCAGCAATCCTTCAACAAGATATTCAACGACGCACGCAGCATCGCGGTGCCTACGGCCGACGCCGACAGAGCAGAGCGCTGGGCCTGGTGGGACAACTTCACAAAAATCCTCTCGGATATTTTCAATGTCGCGCTGCTGGTCATCACTCCGTTCGTGCCGTTCCTCGGCGAGCTGATGCTGGCATACACCGCCTATCAACTGGCCAGCGATGTGATCGAAAGCGTGGTAGACCTGGCCGAAGGGCAGTTTATAGAAGCCGCCGAACACCTCGTCACGGTCGCCACCGATACGATCCAACTGGCACTCTTCGCCGTCGGTGGAGAAGTCGCGAGCGCGTTCAAACGCTCGCTCTTCGTCGACAATTTGCGCGCGGTTGAAGTCGGCGGGCAACAGCGCCTGTGGAACCCGGACCTGGCGCGTTACGCCCACGACAACCTACAGCTGGCGAGCGACTCTCAGCCCGATGAACTGGGCCTGCATACGCACCAGAACCAGAAAGTCCTGCCGCTGGATAACCGGCACTACGTCATCGAATACGACGCCACCCACCACACCCATCGCATCAAGCATCCCACCCGTCCCGGCGCCTATTCACCCAGCATCGAGCATCACGCCAGTGGCGCGTGGATCCATGAAGGCGAGGCCCCCAACACCTGGGACAGCGAGACGCTGCGTCGGCGCCTCGGACCTGCGGTGGAGGACCTCAGCCCCGCCCAACTTGCACAGGCCTGCCAGACCAGCGGCACCCACGACGACGCCTTGCGCATGATGTACGCCCAACGCAACACCCCACCGCCGCTATTGGCCGACAGCCTCAAACGGATAAAGCTGCGCCAGCAACTCGAAAGTGCCCCGCAGCAGGTTCGCACCGGGGCCAGTGCGGATCTGCCGCCCAACTGGACGGTGCAAACCACCACCGAACTCCAGGGTTGGCCGGCAAACAAAGCCATCCAGGTGTTCATCAACAGCGACTTGACCGGCCACTCCATCGTCTACGGCGCCAACGACGTCACCGCTGCCAACACCCTGCGCCTCAGCTATCAGGCTGTGGAAGCCGGCCAGTGGTTCGAACAGGTCATCGCGTTCCTGAGCGACACCGAGCGGATGGCCTTGCTTGCAGCGCCCGACGCGCAAACCCTGCCCGAACCCGTTATGGCGCTGCGTGAGCGCCTGGCCAATGAGTTGGTGCAGCAGAACACCAGCGTGTTCAACCACCTTTACAGCACCCATGAAGCGCTCAATACCCCGCAGGGCCGACTGATTCAACAGCAGTTTGCGCTATTGCCCAAAGACCTGGTGACCACGTTGCTGCTGCGCACCTCGCCACAAGAGTCGAGCGTGATGAGCCGTGAACGGCGCATCCCCTTGCGCCTGAAAAACCTGGCCCGGGAACTGACCAATGAAGTCCGCGCCAGCCATGCCAGTGAAGGCCTCTACCACGACGCCTTGCTGACCCCGGACACCGAGCGCATGGCCCTCAATATCGTGCGCCTGCACACCGATGCCCTGGGCGACTTGAACGTTGCCATTCACGATCAGACGCCCAGCGGCAGCCTGCGTTGCCAGGTGGGGCCGGCCGACGCGGGCACGAAAAAAATACTCCTGTACAAGGGCCAGGGCCGTTACCAGTTGCACGCTGCGTCGCTTTCCACCCCGCCGCCGCAGTACACCTTTTATGAAGCGTTGTTGCGCGCGGTCCCCACGGACACGCTTGACTACCGGCCAGGTCAAGGCGCGAACTTCAAGGAATGGCTCAAAGCGCAACTGGCGCCACCGGCCGAACGCCGCAACGTGATAGCGGACAGCCCGCTAGCCCCGGCTGAGCAGCGCACCACACAACACTTACTGCAAAAACCCATGTGGGGGGCTTTCCGCCGATGGGTCCTGAGGCAACCCCCACAGCCGCCGACCCCTCGGGAAACGCTGATGAAGCTGTGCCCGCGTTTGACTGAGGAACAGATCCAGAAAGTGCTGCCCCACCTGAGCACTCTGCAAGGCGAGCAACTACTCGGCACACTTGAAGCTGACCATGCGACGCTGCACGAAGACCTGAACAGGTTCCGCAAAAAACCACTCGTAGACCCTATGGCAAGCACCGATCAAGCCCTGCTTGAAATACACACTCGACGCCAGGTCATCCATGGGTTGACTGCCTGCTGGGAAGACGGTGCCTACCTGCGCATGCAACCGATGGAAGCGAAAACCCGCGGTGCCCTGCTGGACTTGAACGGGCTGGCCCTGGGTCTTCACCTGGAACGCCTGGGACCACTGCGAGCAGACTTCAGTCATGTCACCCGCTTGAATCTCAGCGGCTCAGCGCTGGGCGATCGCGAATTACCCTTTCTCGATAATTTCCACAACCTGCGCGACCTGGACCTGTCGGCCAATCGTCTCGACAAGGTGCCGTCGCAGATATTGCCCATGAACGGCCTGACCGTCCTGAACCTGGGTGACAACCCTATTGCATGGTCGCCCTCCGACCACGCCACGCTTAAACAATGCCCACAGTTGCGCGCCTTGAATCTGGAAGGTAATACCCGCCTGGAAACCCCACCGGATGTCAGCCAAATGCCGGAGCTGCGCCTGCTGGTACTCAATAGAACCGGTATCACTCAATGGCCGCAAGGGCTGGAAAGCCCGAGGCCCGCCCTGCTGAAACTGGACCTGAGAAACACGGCGATCAACACCGTCCCCGTGTTTGCGCCAGAAACTCCCGCCGCCGGGATTGTGGCCAACAGTTGGCTGGATATGACCAGGCTTGAATTCGAGGATGAACAACGCTTCGTCAGTTATCGCCGGGCCCAGGGGATCGACCCTTACCGCACCACGCCTCGCGGCGGTAAAACCGACAGCCAATTCTGGATGGTTGGCCTGACACCTGAACAGCGCAACACGGCACAGAAGGTGTGGGACGAGGTGGAAGCGGAACACGGCTCCCAGGGTTTGTTCGAGGTGTTCAGACTGTTGCAGCCGCCTGCAGGTTTTCAAACCGAAATCGATGCGCAGTTGTTTGAACAAGGTCGCGAGGACCTCTCCCAGCGAATCTGGCAGGTGGTGTTTCGTGCCTATGAGAACACCGGGTTTCGCGAGCGGGTATTCAGCTTGGCCGGCCCACCGGCCCTGTGCGCAGATGCAGGGGCCCATACGTTCAACCGTATTGGCGTGGAAACCCTGCTGGAAATCATCCGCAATGACAACAGCCCTCACCTCGAACGCCACCTGGTGACACTGGCCAAGCAGACCTGGCGCCTGGAGCAGATCAACCAAATCGCCCACAAGGAAATCCAGCATCGCGTCGCGCCAGAAAGCGAGGGCGGATTGGGCCAGGCGTTTGGCAGCGGTGAAAACCAGGTCGATGATGTGCAGGTGTACCTCGCCTACCAAACCGGGCTCAAACGCCGTCTCGACCTGCCGTGGCTGTCCGAACACATGGTCTACCGCAACACGGCCGGGCTGACTCAAGAACATCTGGATACTGCGGTGCGCCAGGTTATCGAGCTGTCACAGGGCGACGGCCTGGTCAATGGCATTCTTGAGCAATCGTTCTGGGCCGACTACCTGCATGACACCCATCTGGAAGCGTTCAAGGCTCAAGCCGAAAAACGCACACACGCCGGCAGCCAACTGGAGGATTTACGGGATGCCCACGCGGAATGGATCGGCGCCGAGGTGACGCCTGAGCGCAAGGCACGTTTGCGCGAGCAGATCATTACGCTGGCCAATGAACTGACGATCCCCCATACCGTGGTGCTGGCCGAAGAACCCTTCTCCGATGCCACCGTGCGACGGCTTTACAGTGACATCCAGGATGACTACAACGAGTTGGCGCGCCGTTTGACGCGACAAGCGCTGCTGGATGCGTACGAATAA
- a CDS encoding transglycosylase domain-containing protein, whose translation MGALWQTESSKAAKVHGSSDPAPLSKNKPRPRYARRLFWLIVLMALAALGFAVAKELRTSRLQAQELSRLARDLTYRLEPGPSPAIAYPGAGPFDRRLGYSDLGTFLPRLLKRGYVIETQARFSAELMDYSTKGLFVPYAEKIQAGLSITDCRAVPLYQYNYPQQLYENFAAIPPVVVNSLLFIENRDLLDPAQPEANPAVDWPRFAKAAWSQVARLLHLPGQTAGGSTLATQLEKYRHSPDGLTLSGGEKLRQMFSASVRAYQDGPQTLQARRNIVRDYLNSVPLSAVPGHGEVHGLAEGLRVWYGADFNRTNALLADSSTQNLGQKGLALREVLSLMIAQRRPSHYLSKGHAELANLTDSHIRLLAQNAVIDPALAQAALASKVSYRDWLQQPTIQPIETNKGISVARSRLAALLNRPLYDLDRLDLSATSTLQDDLQTQATTYLKHLADPAFAGQIGLLGPRLLTPASTAQVRYSFTLYEMTADGARVRVQTDNTDQPFDINESSKLELGSTAKLRVLTTYLQIISELHDRYADQPPAELKKISVDEQDRLSRWAVDYLAQNRDRSLPKMLDAALERQYSASPGERFFTGGGLHHFNNFRNEDNGRNPTLREALRESINLPFIRLMRDLVRYSTYQGPNSSAELLKDDSDPRRQEYLAQFADREGTTFLLRFWKRYRNKDTQARLDTFLDSMHPTAMRLAAVHRYLLPQANQDSFNRFVRAHLPTKAPEKLTDERLAKLYKDYGPGAYDLPDQGYIAKVHPLDLWLLGYLLNHPDATFTQAVAASEHERQEVYGWLFKSRHKSARDSRIRTMLEIEAFLDIHQRWQAVGYPFDHLVPSLATAIGSSGDRPAALAELVGIILNDGVREPTVRIDSLHFAAGTPYETRLVNNPDRGKRVMPSEVANALREALSQVVDAGTAKRVAGSFKLADGTPLAMGGKTGTGDNRIEAIGAGGRLLSSKAINRTATFVFYIGDRHFGTLTAFVPGASAQGFTFTSALPVQVLKGMAPLLSPYLQPGSRTQCQPGEQALSKLK comes from the coding sequence ATGGGCGCACTGTGGCAAACCGAATCGAGCAAGGCTGCGAAAGTACATGGCAGTTCGGACCCAGCGCCTTTATCCAAAAATAAACCCAGGCCTCGTTACGCACGGCGCCTGTTCTGGTTGATTGTGTTGATGGCGCTGGCGGCCCTGGGGTTTGCCGTCGCCAAGGAGCTGCGCACCTCACGCCTGCAGGCCCAGGAACTGAGCCGCCTGGCCCGTGACCTGACCTATCGGTTGGAGCCCGGCCCCAGCCCGGCAATCGCCTATCCCGGCGCCGGGCCCTTCGACCGGCGTCTCGGTTACAGCGACCTCGGCACGTTCCTGCCACGCTTGCTCAAACGCGGTTATGTGATTGAAACCCAGGCGCGCTTTTCGGCCGAATTGATGGACTACAGCACCAAGGGCCTGTTCGTGCCCTACGCGGAAAAAATCCAGGCCGGGCTGTCCATCACCGACTGCCGCGCCGTGCCGCTCTACCAATACAACTATCCGCAACAACTGTACGAAAACTTCGCCGCGATCCCGCCGGTGGTGGTCAACAGCCTGCTGTTCATCGAGAACCGCGACCTGCTCGACCCGGCTCAGCCCGAAGCCAACCCGGCGGTGGACTGGCCGCGCTTCGCCAAAGCGGCCTGGTCACAAGTGGCCAGGCTCCTGCATTTGCCCGGGCAGACCGCCGGTGGCAGCACCCTCGCGACCCAGCTGGAAAAGTACCGTCACTCCCCCGACGGCCTGACCCTGTCGGGCGGCGAGAAACTGCGGCAGATGTTTTCCGCCAGCGTACGCGCCTACCAGGATGGTCCGCAGACCTTGCAGGCACGCCGCAATATCGTGCGCGACTACCTCAACAGCGTGCCGTTGTCCGCCGTGCCCGGTCACGGTGAAGTGCATGGCCTGGCCGAAGGGTTGCGGGTGTGGTACGGCGCCGACTTCAACCGCACCAACGCCCTGCTCGCCGACAGCAGCACGCAAAACCTCGGGCAAAAAGGCCTGGCCCTGCGTGAAGTGTTGTCATTGATGATCGCCCAGCGCCGGCCCTCGCACTACCTTTCCAAGGGCCACGCCGAACTGGCGAACCTGACCGACAGCCACATTCGCCTGCTCGCGCAGAACGCGGTCATCGACCCGGCCCTGGCACAGGCCGCCCTGGCCAGCAAGGTGAGCTATCGCGATTGGCTGCAACAGCCGACGATTCAACCGATTGAAACCAACAAAGGCATCAGTGTTGCCCGCAGCCGCCTGGCCGCCCTGCTCAATCGCCCGCTCTACGACCTCGACCGCCTGGACCTGTCCGCCACCAGCACCTTGCAGGATGACTTGCAAACCCAAGCCACCACCTACCTCAAGCACCTGGCCGACCCCGCCTTCGCTGGGCAAATCGGCTTGCTCGGCCCGCGCCTGTTGACGCCCGCCAGCACCGCGCAAGTGCGCTACAGCTTCACGCTCTATGAGATGACCGCCGATGGCGCACGGGTGCGGGTACAGACTGACAACACCGACCAACCTTTCGATATCAACGAGAGCAGCAAGCTGGAACTGGGCTCTACCGCCAAGCTGCGGGTGCTGACCACCTACCTGCAAATCATCAGCGAACTGCACGATCGTTATGCCGACCAGCCCCCCGCCGAGCTGAAAAAGATTAGCGTCGACGAGCAGGATCGCCTGTCGCGCTGGGCCGTGGATTACCTGGCGCAAAACCGCGACCGGAGCCTGCCGAAGATGCTCGACGCGGCGCTCGAGCGGCAATATTCGGCCAGCCCCGGCGAACGCTTTTTCACCGGTGGCGGCCTGCATCACTTCAATAACTTTCGCAACGAAGACAACGGGCGTAACCCCACGCTGCGCGAGGCCCTGCGTGAGTCGATCAACCTGCCGTTCATTCGCCTGATGCGCGACCTGGTGCGCTACAGCACCTATCAGGGCCCCAACAGCAGCGCCGAGTTGCTCAAGGACGACAGCGACCCACGCCGCCAGGAGTACCTGGCGCAATTCGCCGACCGCGAGGGCACCACCTTCCTGCTGCGCTTCTGGAAGCGCTACCGCAACAAAGACACCCAGGCCCGGCTCGACACTTTTCTCGACAGCATGCACCCCACCGCCATGCGCCTGGCCGCAGTGCACCGTTATCTACTGCCCCAGGCCAACCAGGACAGCTTCAACCGTTTCGTGCGCGCGCACCTGCCCACCAAAGCCCCGGAAAAACTCACCGATGAACGCCTGGCCAAGCTCTACAAGGATTACGGTCCCGGCGCCTACGACCTGCCGGACCAAGGCTATATCGCCAAGGTCCATCCACTGGATTTGTGGCTGCTCGGTTACCTGCTGAACCACCCCGACGCCACCTTCACCCAGGCCGTCGCCGCCAGTGAGCACGAACGCCAGGAAGTCTACGGTTGGCTGTTCAAGAGCCGCCACAAGAGCGCCCGCGACAGTCGCATCCGCACCATGCTGGAGATCGAAGCATTCCTGGATATTCATCAACGCTGGCAGGCTGTGGGCTACCCGTTCGATCACCTGGTGCCGTCCCTGGCCACCGCCATTGGCAGCTCGGGAGATCGCCCGGCGGCCCTGGCGGAGCTGGTCGGGATCATTCTCAATGACGGTGTGCGCGAGCCGACCGTGCGTATCGACAGCCTGCACTTTGCCGCCGGCACCCCGTATGAAACCCGCTTGGTCAACAACCCGGACCGAGGCAAGCGGGTCATGCCCAGTGAAGTCGCCAACGCGTTGCGCGAGGCGTTGTCCCAGGTGGTGGATGCCGGTACCGCAAAACGTGTGGCCGGCAGCTTCAAACTGGCTGATGGCACACCTCTGGCCATGGGCGGCAAGACCGGCACCGGCGACAACCGCATCGAAGCAATCGGTGCCGGCGGGCGCCTACTCAGCTCCAAGGCGATCAACCGCACCGCCACCTTTGTGTTCTATATCGGCGACCGCCATTTCGGCACGCTGACCGCATTCGTCCCCGGCGCCTCGGCCCAAGGCTTCACCTTCACCTCGGCATTGCCGGTGCAAGTGCTCAAGGGCATGGCGCCGCTGCTCAGCCCTTATTTGCAACCCGGCAGCCGGACGCAGTGCCAGCCAGGGGAGCAAGCTCTTTCAAAGTTAAAATAA
- a CDS encoding amino acid permease, with the protein MPVGNQLPHGETASGGPLKRELGERHIRLMALGACIGVGLFLGSAKAIEMAGPAIMLSYIIGGLAILVIMRALGEMAVHNPVAGSFSRYAQDYLGPLAGFLTGWNYWFLWLVTCIAEITAVAVYMGVWFPDTPRWIWALAALISMGTINLIAVKAFGEFEFWFALIKIVTIIAMVIGGVGIIAFGFGNDGVALGISNLWTHGGFMPNGVQGVLMSLQMVMFAYLGVEMIGLTAGEARNPQKTIPSAIGSVFWRILLFYVGALFVILSIYPWNEIGTQGSPFVMTFERLGIKTAAGIINFVVITAALSSCNGGIFSTGRMLYSLAQNGQAPATFGTTSSNGVPRKALLLSIFALLLGVLLNYLVPDQVFVWVTSIATFGAIWTWLMILLAQLKFRKGLSPAEQAGLKYRMWLYPVSSYLALAFLVLVVGLMAYFPDTRVALYVGPAFLVLLTVLFYVFKLQPTNGAVRSVA; encoded by the coding sequence ATGCCAGTCGGCAACCAACTGCCCCATGGCGAGACCGCTTCAGGCGGCCCGCTCAAACGCGAATTGGGTGAACGGCATATCCGCCTGATGGCCCTCGGTGCCTGTATCGGTGTCGGCCTGTTCCTCGGCTCGGCCAAGGCCATCGAAATGGCCGGCCCTGCCATCATGCTGTCCTACATCATCGGTGGCCTGGCCATCCTGGTGATCATGCGTGCCCTCGGCGAGATGGCCGTACACAACCCGGTCGCCGGTTCCTTCAGCCGTTATGCACAGGACTACCTCGGCCCGTTGGCCGGTTTCCTGACCGGCTGGAACTACTGGTTCCTGTGGTTGGTGACCTGCATCGCGGAAATCACCGCCGTGGCGGTGTACATGGGCGTCTGGTTCCCCGACACCCCGCGCTGGATCTGGGCCCTGGCGGCGCTGATCAGCATGGGCACCATCAACCTGATCGCGGTCAAGGCCTTCGGTGAGTTCGAATTCTGGTTTGCCCTGATCAAGATCGTCACCATCATTGCCATGGTGATCGGCGGCGTCGGCATCATCGCTTTCGGTTTCGGCAATGACGGCGTGGCGCTGGGCATCTCCAACCTGTGGACCCATGGCGGCTTCATGCCCAACGGCGTGCAAGGCGTATTGATGTCGTTGCAGATGGTGATGTTCGCCTACCTGGGCGTGGAGATGATCGGCCTCACCGCCGGTGAAGCGCGCAACCCGCAGAAGACCATCCCCAGCGCCATCGGCTCGGTGTTCTGGCGCATCCTGCTGTTCTATGTGGGCGCGTTGTTCGTCATCCTGTCGATCTACCCGTGGAATGAAATCGGCACCCAGGGCAGCCCGTTCGTGATGACGTTCGAGCGCCTGGGTATCAAGACCGCAGCGGGCATCATCAACTTCGTGGTGATCACCGCCGCGCTGTCGTCGTGCAACGGCGGCATCTTCAGCACCGGGCGCATGCTCTACAGCCTGGCGCAGAACGGCCAGGCGCCCGCGACGTTCGGCACCACCTCAAGCAATGGCGTGCCACGTAAGGCGCTGCTGCTGTCGATCTTTGCCTTGCTGCTGGGCGTGTTGCTCAACTACCTGGTGCCGGACCAGGTGTTCGTGTGGGTCACCTCCATCGCAACCTTCGGCGCGATCTGGACCTGGCTGATGATCCTGCTGGCCCAGCTCAAATTCCGCAAAGGCCTGAGCCCGGCCGAGCAGGCGGGCCTCAAGTACCGCATGTGGCTGTACCCGGTCAGCTCCTACCTGGCGCTGGCGTTCCTGGTGCTGGTGGTGGGCCTGATGGCTTACTTCCCGGATACCCGCGTGGCGCTGTATGTCGGGCCTGCGTTTCTGGTGTTGTTGACGGTGTTGTTCTACGTGTTCAAGTTGCAGCCGACCAATGGGGCGGTGCGTTCTGTAGCCTGA
- a CDS encoding OpgC family protein translates to MLNGRDPRIDFFRGLALIFIFWDHVPHNPLAHVTVQNIGFSDAAEIFVFLAGYAAVLAYGKILQRDGYFIACLKILRRVWTLYVVHIFLLALLMGIVIFANSHIETRDLVQEMGLEYFLNNTQQALVDELLLRFKPNLTDPLPLYIVLILSLPLTLPLLLRVPRIAVGVSVAVYLLAPWQGWNLPASNGGVWYFNPVTWQCLFILGGAAALRSARPADQRPVLRQPLFLAAAAYVLTSCVITLSWRWPEVHDAWMPSLIGEWLYPISKTDLSPVRLLHFLALAYVTAKLLPGVGWTQHRLARQLARMGRYSLEVFCLGVVLAPLADMANALTGDTIAMRIFTALVGAAVMMLFAAWLEFNKQLDQRRAAVAAPG, encoded by the coding sequence ATGCTGAACGGACGCGACCCACGCATCGATTTTTTTCGGGGCCTGGCGTTGATCTTCATTTTCTGGGATCACGTTCCCCACAATCCCCTGGCCCATGTCACCGTGCAGAACATCGGGTTCAGTGACGCCGCCGAAATCTTCGTATTCCTGGCCGGCTACGCGGCGGTACTGGCCTACGGCAAGATCCTGCAGCGTGATGGTTATTTCATCGCCTGTTTAAAGATCCTGCGCCGGGTGTGGACGCTCTACGTGGTGCATATTTTCCTGCTGGCGCTGTTGATGGGCATCGTGATATTCGCCAACAGCCATATCGAAACCCGCGACCTGGTGCAGGAGATGGGCCTGGAGTATTTCCTCAACAATACCCAGCAGGCCCTGGTCGATGAATTGCTGCTGCGGTTCAAGCCCAACCTGACCGACCCTTTGCCGTTGTATATCGTGCTGATTCTGAGCCTGCCCCTCACGCTGCCGTTGCTGTTGCGTGTGCCGAGGATCGCGGTGGGCGTTTCTGTGGCGGTGTACCTGCTGGCGCCCTGGCAGGGCTGGAACCTGCCGGCCAGCAACGGCGGGGTCTGGTACTTCAACCCGGTGACCTGGCAGTGCCTGTTTATCCTCGGTGGCGCGGCGGCCTTGCGTTCAGCACGCCCGGCTGACCAGCGGCCTGTGCTGCGCCAACCATTGTTCCTGGCGGCGGCGGCTTATGTGCTGACGAGCTGCGTGATCACCCTGTCGTGGCGCTGGCCCGAGGTGCACGACGCCTGGATGCCAAGCCTGATCGGCGAATGGCTGTACCCCATCAGCAAGACCGACCTGTCACCGGTGCGCTTGCTGCACTTTTTGGCCCTGGCCTATGTCACCGCCAAATTGCTCCCCGGTGTCGGCTGGACGCAACACAGGTTGGCCCGGCAACTGGCCCGGATGGGGCGCTACTCCCTGGAAGTCTTTTGCCTGGGTGTGGTGTTGGCGCCGTTGGCGGACATGGCCAACGCCCTGACCGGTGACACCATTGCCATGCGGATATTCACCGCGCTGGTGGGGGCCGCAGTGATGATGCTGTTTGCCGCGTGGCTGGAATTCAACAAGCAATTGGACCAGCGCAGAGCCGCTGTCGCCGCGCCTGGTTAG